The Pediococcus inopinatus region CTACCCAGTTGTCTCCTTCTGTGCCGCCACTTGTAAAAAATATCTCGTGCGGTTTAACATTTAAGAGATCAGCAATTTGTTTTCGTGACTGTTCTAGCAAATTAAATGCAAGTTCACCCATATTGTGTAAACTTGAAGGGTTCCCCCATATTTTTTCACTCACAGTTTGGTAAGTCTGTAAAACTTCAGGAGCAACTTTAGTTGTTGCACTATTATCAAAATAAATCATTCTATTTCTCCCACTATTATTGAGCTTGATGCCCGTCAAAACCATTTCTAATTATAACAATCCATTCAGTGTTGAACAAGATCATTACAACGACCTTATCTATGATACTCAATAACTGGCTTAAACACAAAAAATTCGTATATAACCAACTTAAAACAAAAAAAACGGTAATGAGAATTAAATCTGATTCTCATTACCGTTTTTATTTTTATTTATTCCTAAAACTGGGTACTCTTTTGATTTTGATAACTCTCAGTTAATTTTTCTACCATGCCAGGTTCAACAGCTTCTAATGCCCGACTAATCACACTCAAGCTCTGGGCATAATCATGATCCTCATCAAATAACTTTTGGGCCCGCGTACTGGCATTATCAACGGCTTCATTACTGTGACGATAACGATTCGTGTACTGAATAATCTGTTCGCTCAAGGCCGCATTGTCTGTAAGTTCTGTCGTCTTCTTTGCTAATGACTGCATATCCTTATCAATCATACCTAGTTGCTGATCAATTTGTTTCATATCAATCTTAACTTGATTCATACTTGACGAAAGCTTTTCAATTTCATCACTAACAACAAAAAAGTAATCCATGTAGCTTGGTGAAATTCCAGGCAAATTAAGGTTTTCAATATGTCGCTTTATTTCATGGATCTCTAGGTCAAACTGACGTAATGTTCTTCTAGCATCTTTTTCTTCTTCGATTAATTTTTGAATACTGTCATTAATCGCTGTTTGTTTGGATTCAATATCATCTAACTGATCATTTTCTTCATGCATTCTTTGAAGAATTTCTGAATAAATAACAGGCTGATTCGTAATTGCTTCCGCATCCTGATCATGTTCGTTACGAATATCTTGTAACTGCGTTTCGAGATCATGTGCTTGATCATCTTCGCTACCATTTAAAACGTAGCTTTGGCTTAGACGATCGATTTCAATTAGTAAGGTATGACTTTGCTTTTCAGCATGTTCAATATATTCAGCAATTTTTTGAAAGCCACTGTCAACATCGGTACGTGCATCGATTTCAGTCTGCATAACATCATAAAGATTATCAATTCGATTGGAAATAGTTTCGTTATTGCCTTTTACGGCATCCAAACGTAAA contains the following coding sequences:
- the ezrA gene encoding septation ring formation regulator EzrA translates to MLGVLIGIIVVAILIYVGIVLYQRYLLKQITDLLNKKNDLMDLPVASDLDEVGNLNLAGSSLEEYQNLQDDYRNVKNNKFPEIDELAETGQQNVNDMKIFDARSDVAGVKDAIQVIQSESDRIQAALDQIKQESEDQQNEVKVLRHKYQELRKTLLAKNMTYGPSIDMLNDNLQRLESAFENFAQTVESGDHKKAEGQLQQLQSNTKNLESELTAIPDLYIQLNENFPGQLDEIKNAYTQLINHNYAFSDEKIPDDIDDISQKIAENLDTLGNLRLDAVKGNNETISNRIDNLYDVMQTEIDARTDVDSGFQKIAEYIEHAEKQSHTLLIEIDRLSQSYVLNGSEDDQAHDLETQLQDIRNEHDQDAEAITNQPVIYSEILQRMHEENDQLDDIESKQTAINDSIQKLIEEEKDARRTLRQFDLEIHEIKRHIENLNLPGISPSYMDYFFVVSDEIEKLSSSMNQVKIDMKQIDQQLGMIDKDMQSLAKKTTELTDNAALSEQIIQYTNRYRHSNEAVDNASTRAQKLFDEDHDYAQSLSVISRALEAVEPGMVEKLTESYQNQKSTQF